A window of Actinomycetes bacterium genomic DNA:
AGGCGTCGGCCATGGCCAAGCTCTACGCGACCGAGACCGCCCAGCAGGTGATCGACGCGGCCATCCAGGTCCACGGGGCGGTCGCCCTGGAGCGCGGGCACCCGCTCGAGCACCTCTACCGGGACGTGCGCGCCACCCGCGTCTACGAGGGGACGTCGGAGATCCAGCGGGCGGTGATCGCCCGCGAGCTGTTCCGCCCGGTCACCACATAAGGAGACCTCGTGAGCCCGTTCCGTGCCTCAAACCCGTTCCGTGCCTCAAAGGAGACCCCGTGAGTCCGTTCCGTGCCTCGGCCGGGTTCACCGGGCGCTGGGACCACTTCGGCTACGCCGAGCGGGACGGCGTCGCCACGGTCACCTTCGACCGGCCCGAGCGACTCAACGCGCTCACCTTCGACACCTACGCCGACCTGCGCGACCTGCTCGCCGAGCTGCCCCACCGGGACGGCGTGCGGGTGCTGGTGATCACCGGCGCGGGCCGCGGGTTCTGCTCCGGCGGCGACGTGCACGACGTCATCGGTGCGCTGCGGGAGATGGGGCCGCGGGAGCTGCTCGACTTCACCCGCATGACCGGGGCGGTCGTGCAGCGCATGCGGGAGCTGCCCCTGCCGGTGGTCGCGGCGGTGAACGGGGTCGCCGCCGGTGCCGGGTCGGTGATCGCGCTCGCGGCCGACTTCCGGGTCCTGGCCCGGTCAGCCTCGCTGGCGTTCCTGTTCACCAGGGTCGGGCTGGCCGGTGCCGACATGGGCAGCGCCTACCTGCTGCCCCGCCTGGTCGGGCTGGCCCGGGCCACCGAGCTGCTGCTGCTCGGCGACCGGGTGGACGCCGAGCAGGCGGCCGCCATGGGGCTGGCCAGCCAGGTCGTGGACGACGCCGACCTGCCCGGGACGGCCGGCGCGCTGGCCCGGCGGCTGGCCGAGGGGCCGGCGCTGGCCTACGCGGCCACCAAGGCGCTGCTCTCCCGGGAGCTGGACATGAGCCTGGCCGCCGCGATCGAGCTGGAGGCGGTCACCCAGGCGCTGCTGATGACCTCGCAGGACCACGCCGAGTTCCACGCCGCCTTCACCGAGGGCCGGGCGCCGCGGTGGGTGGGCCGGTGACCGCCCCCGCGCCCGCCCCTGGCCCGGGCGGCACCCCGCACCCTGAGCTGCACCCTGCCTCGAGGGGCACGCCGCACCCTGAGCTGCACTCCGGCCCTGGGGGCACGCCGCACACTGGCCCTGGCGGCACGCCGCACACTGGCCCTGGCGGCACGCCGCACACTGACCCTGGCGGCACGCCGCACACTGACCCTGGCGGCACGCCGCACGCTGACCCTGGCGGCACGCCGCACGCTGACCCTGGGGGCACGCCGCACCGGATCGTGAACCCGGCCGGGCTGGCCCCGCCGGTCGGCTTCGCCCACGCGCTGGTTGCCGCGCCCGGCCGCACCGTCTACCTGGGCGGCCAGGCCGCCCAGGGGCCGGACGGGTCGATCCGGGGCGTCACCATGGTCGAGCAGTTCGACGTGGCCGCCGGCAACGTCGTGACCACCCTGGCCGCCGCCGGGGGCCGCCCCGAGCACCTGGTCACCCTGCAGATCTACGTGACCGACGCGGTCGCCTACCGGGCCGCCCTCGGCGAGCTGGGCGCGGTCTGGCGGCGCCACCTGGGCCGCCACTACCCCGCCACCGCCCTGCTCGAGGTCGCTGGACTGCTTGATCCCGCGGCGCTGGTGGAGCTGGTCGCCACGGCGGTGGTCCCGGAAGGGCCCTGACCGGCAGGACGCCTTGTGGGTGTTGGAAGCGGCCGCAGGACGCCGCCAGGGCCGCGAGGCCTCGCGTCACCCCCCGGTGGTCGGGGCCTGCGTGCTGGGAACGGTTGTCGTCGGGGCCGTGGCGCTGGGCGCTGTGGTGCTGGGAACGGTCCCCGCCAGCGCGGTCGTTGTGGCAACGCCAACCGGCGCCGTCGTGAGCGCCCATGCCGGCGATGGCGTGGCGGACGTGGCCGGAGCCCGGCGTGCCCGCGCAGCCGACCCGTCCGCCTGACCGACGACCACGCCCACGGACGTGCGTGCCCCGCGCTGTGAGTGGCGTCCCAGCAGGCTCGCAAGCGGCCGCCCGGCGGTCGCTTCGACCGCCGTGATCGCCGCGATCGCGATCGCGAAGGCGGCCACCGCGGCGACCGTGACCCGCTGCCACCGGATCGGCTGGTCGTGGGGCTCGGCGGCGTCGCCGTCACCGCCCGCCCTGCGGAGGAGCGTGCGTCGCATCCATCCGTGGGCGGACTCGAGCGAGTGGGTGTACCCGGTGGTGGCCACGGCCATGAAGACGCTCATGATGCCGGCGCCGGCGAGGGTCCCGCCGACCCCGAAGAACGATGCGACGACGGCCCCGGTGACCGCGGCAAGTGCGCCGGCAAGCAGTCTGGAAACGCGTAGCTCGTCCATGCCTTCCTCGACGATCGGGTGGGGACGGCGGCGTTGCCGCGTTTGCGCCCGGAGCGGGCCAGGACAAGGTCCAACCACAGCCTCGCGGGACCCTCACCCTAGCGATCAACTGCTCGCTCGCGCTAGGCGCCCGAGGCCCGGAGGGCAACTACACGTGCTGGGTGCCGCGGCCCATCACCGTGAGCGGCGCCCAGCGGATCCCAGAAAGTGAGCTCAAGAACGGCACCACCCGTTCGCGGTCTCCACCACAGGGCCGGTGACCCCGGTCCCCGGCGTTCCGGGTTGCGGTGGCGTTCCAGTCGCGGCGTACCTGGTCGAGCACGGTCAGCCAGCGGCATCGACACCCCTTCCCTTGCGCAACACGCTGGTAGCGTCAAGCGGCCCGGCCCAACGTAGGTACGGCGGCGCCTGTGGAATACTCGGGAACGGACCGGCCCCGCGTGACAGGACTGCACCATGACGGACATGGCGGCGACCGCCCTTGACTTCCTCGAGATCGACCGCGAGCTGTCGGAAGAGGAGCGGCTGATCCGGGACACCACCCGGCGCTTCGTCGAGCAGCAGGTCCTGCCCGAGATCGCCGCCTGGTTCGAGCACGGCGAGTTCCCCCTCGAGGTGGTCAAGGAGCTGGGCGCCCTCGGGCTGCTCGGCATGCACCTCGAGGGGTACGGCTGCGCCGGGACCAACGCGGTCAGCTACGGCCTGGCCTGCCTGGAACTCGAGGCGGGCGACTCGGGGTTCCGCAGCTTCGTGTCGGTGCAGGGGTCGCTGGCCATGTTCCCGATCTGGAAGTACGGCTCCGACGAGCAGAAGCGGGAGTGGCTGCCGCGGATGGCGGCCGGCGACGCGGTCGGCTGCTTCGGCCTGACCGAGCCCGACTTCGGCTCCGACCCGGCCGGCATGCGCACCAGCGCGCGCCGGGAGGGGTCGGACTGGGTGCTGAACGGCACCAAGATGTGGATCACCAACGGCGGCATCGCCGACGTCGCGGTGGTCTGGGCCCGGACCGGCGAGGGCGTGCGCGGCTTCCTCGTGCCCCGGGGCGCGCCCGGGTTCTCGACCCGCAACATCGAGCGCAAGCTGTCGCTGCGCGCCTCGGTCACCTCCGAGCTGGTCCTGGACGACTGCCGCCTGCCCGGCGACGCGGTCCTGCCCGGCGTCACCGGCATGCGCGGCCCGCTCTCGTGCCTGAACGAGGCCCGCTTCGGCATCGTGTGGGGCGCGATGGGCGCGGCCCGGGCGTGCTTCGCGTCCGCGCTGGAGTACGCCGGGACCCGGGTGCAGTTCGGCCGCCCGATCGCGGCCTTCCAGCTCACCCAGCAGAAGCTCGTCGACATGCTGGTCGAGCTGAACAAGGGCATGCTGCTCGCCCTGCACCTGGGGCGGGCCAAGGACGCCGGCACCCTCACCTCGCAGCAGGTCAGCCTGGGCAAGCTGAACAACGTCCGGGAGGCGCTCGAGATCGCCCGGAGCGCCCGGACGATCCTGGGCGCCAACGGCGTGACCCTTGAGTACCCGGTGATCCGGCACGCCAACAACCTCGAGTCGGTCCTCACCTACGAGGGCACCAGCGAGATCCACACGCTCGTGCTCGGTCAGGCCATCACCGGCACCGCCGCCTTCGGCTAGTGTCCCGGATCGTTGATTCGTTGCTGTTCTCAGGCGACTCCTGGTCCTCCGACCAGGAGGTTCACGGCCACGAAGATGGAGCGAATCAGTAGCTCGGGACACTAGGCGGCCGGGCCAGCAGTCGCTCCCCGCCGTCCGGTCGCCTCGCCGGGAGGAGCTCCCGCCGTCCGGTCGCCTCGCCGGGAGGAATTGATCGACAGGATCAAGGATTTCGACCGGCTAATTCCGGCGGTGCGGGAGTCGGGCTGACACGGAATCGTACGGTTGACGTCCCGCGTGGCCGGATCGGATACTGCGAACCGCACGTGTGCGCGAAGCAGGCAGTGCGGACACCCGTCTGCTCGCGCATGGGGGGGATTCCTTGTGGTCGCGCGCGGTGATCCGCAGCCCGAATTGCGCGCGACCGTCGCTCGCCGGTCAGCCGCGAATCCACGAGGGGAGTCCCACCCATGCGGCCGATGCTTCATGCAGGACACCGACGACCCAGGGCGGGGGCCGCCGTCTCCGCTCTGGCGGTCCTGACGCTGCTGTTCGTCCTGCTCACTCCGCTCGCGGCCGGGGCAGCGCCCACCCTGCCTGACGGGTTCAGCGACGAGGTCGCCTTCACCGGCCTGACCAACCCGGTCAACGTCGAGTTCGCCAGCGGCAAGGTCTACGTCGCGGAGAAGGGCGGCGAGATCAAGGTCTTCGACGGCCTCACCGACACCACCCCGGACACCCTCGGCACCGGCCTGGAACCCCAGGTCCACAACTTCTGGGACCGGGGCATGCTCGGCATGGCCGTCGACCCGCAGTTCCCGGCCCGGCCCTACATCTACGTCCTCTACACCTACGACCACATCCTCGGCGACCCCAACCCGGCGCCCAGGTGGGGCGACCAGTGCCCCAACCCGCCGGGCGCCACCGACCAGGGCTGCGTCGTGAGCGGGAGGCTGACCCGCCTGACCGTGGACGCGACCGGCAAGGCCATGGTCCCGGGTAGCACCAGGGTGCTCATCGAGGACTGGTGCCAGCAGTTCCCGAGCCACTCCGTCGGCGACCTCGCCTTCGGCCCTGACGGCGCCCTCTACGTCAGCGGCGGCGAGGGCGCCAGCTTCAACTACGCCGACCACGGCCAGACCGGCAACGCCTGCGGTGACCCCATGGGCGACCCGGGCATCGCCGACGACGAGGGTGGCGCGCTCCGCTCCCAGGACACTCGCACCACCGGCGACCCGGTCACCCTGGACGGCACGGTCATCCGCATCGACCCAGCCACGCTGGCCGACCTGCCGGCCGGCACCCCGGCGCTGACCGACAACGCCAGCCGCATCGTCGCCAACGGCATGCGCAACCCGTTCCGGTTCGCGGTCCGGCCCGGCAGCGACGAGGTCTGGGTCGGCGACGTGGGCTGGAGCACCTGGGAAGAGGTCAACCGCATCCAGCCCGGCGCCCCGGTCGAGAACTTCGGCTGGCCCTGCTACGAAGGCAACGCCGTCCAGTACATCGGCTTCAACATCTGCGCCAACCTTGGCGCCGGCGCCGTGACCGGGCCCGTGTACACCTACCGGCACGGCGCCGACATGACGGTCAATACCGGGCCCGGCGGCGTGCCGGCTGGCAGGTGCAACGGCGGCGGGTCGGCCATCGCCGGGCTTGCCTTCGGCGACCCCACCGGCACCTACCCGGACCGCTACGACGGCGCGCTGTTCTTCGCCGACCACACCCGCGGCTGCATCGCGGCCATGCTGAAGGGCGGCAACGGCCTGCCCGACCCGGCCACGACCGAGCTGTTCGCCTCCGGCGCGAGCGGGATCGTCGACGTCAAGCTCGGCCCGGACAAGAACCTGTACTGGGCCGACCTGTTCGGCGGGATCCACCGCATCAGCTTCACGACGGGCAACCAGCAGCCGGTCGCGGCCATCACCGCCAACCCGACCAGCGGGCCGGCCCCGCTCACGGTGAGCTTCAGCGGCACCGGGTCGAGCGACCCCGACCCGGGCGACACCCTCACCTACTCCTGGGACCTGAACGGCGACGGGGCCTTTGGCGACTCGACCAGCCCCACGCCGACGTTCACCTACACGGCGGTCGGCGCCTACACCGTGAGGCTGCGGGTGACCGACAACCACGGCCTGGCCAGCGATCCGGCCACGGCGACGATCACCGCGGGCAACTCCCCGCCGGTCGCCACCATCGACAGCCCGGCCGCGACCCTCACGTGGAAGGTCGGCGACCAGATCAACTTCTCCGGGCACGCCACCGACCCGCAGGACGGCAACCTGCCAGCCGCCAAGCTGAGCTGGTCGCTGCTGCTGCACCACTGCTTCACGCCCACCGACTGCCACACCCACCTGATCCAGGACTTCCCCGAGGTCGCCAGCGGCTCGTTCTCCGCGCCCGACCACGAGTACCCGTCCTGGCTGGAGCTGAAGCTCACCGCAACCGACTCCGGCGGGCTGACCGACACCAAGAGCGTGCGCGTCGACCCGCAGACGGTCGACCTCACCTTCAAGTCGAGCCCGACCGGCCTGAAGCTCAAGGTGGGCGCGACCGAGAGCACCGCCGAGTTCACCCGCACGGTGATCGTCGGCTCGCGCAACACGATCAACGCGCTGACCCCCCAGACCCTCAGCGGCGCCAGCTACGAGTTCACCTCCTGGTCCGACGGGGGCCCAGCCCAGCATGAGATCACCGCGCCGGCCACCCCGGCGACCTACACCGCCACCTACACGGCCGTCCCGGCCAGCTGCCCGACCGGGCAGTGGAAGGCGGTCTACTTCGCCAACCAGACCCTCACCGGCCCCTCTACCACCGAGCGCTGCGAGGCCGACATCAACTACGACTGGGGCACCGGGAGCCCGCCAGGCACCGGCGTGGGCCCCGACAACTTCTCGGTCCGCTGGGTGAAGTCCCAGATGTTCACGGCCGGCGCCTACACGTTCACCGCCACCGCCGACGACGGGGTGCGGGTCTACCTCGACGGCGCGCTCGTGATCGACCGGTGGAAGGACCAGGCGCCCACCACCTACAAGGTCACCAGGGCGGTCGCCGCCGGCGCCCACGAGCTCAAGGTCGAGTACTACGAGCACGGCGGGGGGGCGGTGGCCAGGTTCAGCGTCGCCGCGGGCTGCCCGACCGGGCAGTACCAGGCCAGCTACTTCGCGAACAAGACGCTCACCGCGCCCGCGGCCACGGTCCGCTGCGAGACCGCCATCAACAACGACTGGGGCTCGGGCAGCCCGCCAGGCACCGGCGTGGGCCCCGACAACTTCTCGGTCCGCTGGGTCGGGACGAGGACGTTCACGGCCGGCACCTACACGTTCACCGCCACCGGTGACGACGGCGTGCGCGTCTGGGTCGACGGCGTCCTGCTCATCGACC
This region includes:
- a CDS encoding enoyl-CoA hydratase family protein, with product MSPFRASAGFTGRWDHFGYAERDGVATVTFDRPERLNALTFDTYADLRDLLAELPHRDGVRVLVITGAGRGFCSGGDVHDVIGALREMGPRELLDFTRMTGAVVQRMRELPLPVVAAVNGVAAGAGSVIALAADFRVLARSASLAFLFTRVGLAGADMGSAYLLPRLVGLARATELLLLGDRVDAEQAAAMGLASQVVDDADLPGTAGALARRLAEGPALAYAATKALLSRELDMSLAAAIELEAVTQALLMTSQDHAEFHAAFTEGRAPRWVGR
- a CDS encoding RidA family protein, which encodes MTAPAPAPGPGGTPHPELHPASRGTPHPELHSGPGGTPHTGPGGTPHTGPGGTPHTDPGGTPHTDPGGTPHADPGGTPHADPGGTPHRIVNPAGLAPPVGFAHALVAAPGRTVYLGGQAAQGPDGSIRGVTMVEQFDVAAGNVVTTLAAAGGRPEHLVTLQIYVTDAVAYRAALGELGAVWRRHLGRHYPATALLEVAGLLDPAALVELVATAVVPEGP
- a CDS encoding acyl-CoA dehydrogenase family protein, producing MAATALDFLEIDRELSEEERLIRDTTRRFVEQQVLPEIAAWFEHGEFPLEVVKELGALGLLGMHLEGYGCAGTNAVSYGLACLELEAGDSGFRSFVSVQGSLAMFPIWKYGSDEQKREWLPRMAAGDAVGCFGLTEPDFGSDPAGMRTSARREGSDWVLNGTKMWITNGGIADVAVVWARTGEGVRGFLVPRGAPGFSTRNIERKLSLRASVTSELVLDDCRLPGDAVLPGVTGMRGPLSCLNEARFGIVWGAMGAARACFASALEYAGTRVQFGRPIAAFQLTQQKLVDMLVELNKGMLLALHLGRAKDAGTLTSQQVSLGKLNNVREALEIARSARTILGANGVTLEYPVIRHANNLESVLTYEGTSEIHTLVLGQAITGTAAFG
- a CDS encoding PA14 domain-containing protein, producing MRPMLHAGHRRPRAGAAVSALAVLTLLFVLLTPLAAGAAPTLPDGFSDEVAFTGLTNPVNVEFASGKVYVAEKGGEIKVFDGLTDTTPDTLGTGLEPQVHNFWDRGMLGMAVDPQFPARPYIYVLYTYDHILGDPNPAPRWGDQCPNPPGATDQGCVVSGRLTRLTVDATGKAMVPGSTRVLIEDWCQQFPSHSVGDLAFGPDGALYVSGGEGASFNYADHGQTGNACGDPMGDPGIADDEGGALRSQDTRTTGDPVTLDGTVIRIDPATLADLPAGTPALTDNASRIVANGMRNPFRFAVRPGSDEVWVGDVGWSTWEEVNRIQPGAPVENFGWPCYEGNAVQYIGFNICANLGAGAVTGPVYTYRHGADMTVNTGPGGVPAGRCNGGGSAIAGLAFGDPTGTYPDRYDGALFFADHTRGCIAAMLKGGNGLPDPATTELFASGASGIVDVKLGPDKNLYWADLFGGIHRISFTTGNQQPVAAITANPTSGPAPLTVSFSGTGSSDPDPGDTLTYSWDLNGDGAFGDSTSPTPTFTYTAVGAYTVRLRVTDNHGLASDPATATITAGNSPPVATIDSPAATLTWKVGDQINFSGHATDPQDGNLPAAKLSWSLLLHHCFTPTDCHTHLIQDFPEVASGSFSAPDHEYPSWLELKLTATDSGGLTDTKSVRVDPQTVDLTFKSSPTGLKLKVGATESTAEFTRTVIVGSRNTINALTPQTLSGASYEFTSWSDGGPAQHEITAPATPATYTATYTAVPASCPTGQWKAVYFANQTLTGPSTTERCEADINYDWGTGSPPGTGVGPDNFSVRWVKSQMFTAGAYTFTATADDGVRVYLDGALVIDRWKDQAPTTYKVTRAVAAGAHELKVEYYEHGGGAVARFSVAAGCPTGQYQASYFANKTLTAPAATVRCETAINNDWGSGSPPGTGVGPDNFSVRWVGTRTFTAGTYTFTATGDDGVRVWVDGVLLIDQWKDQAATSYRASRTLAAGAHQLKMEYYEHGGYAVAKLGVALTSCPLGQYLASYYPNSTLAGSATTVRCETAINNNWGSGSPPGTGVGPDRFSVRWVGTRSFAAGTSTFTVTADDGVRLYVDGVLIIDRWKDQAPTTYTATRTMTAGNHQVRMEYYENAGGAVARLTITP